From the genome of Capsicum annuum cultivar UCD-10X-F1 chromosome 4, UCD10Xv1.1, whole genome shotgun sequence:
atgaaaataagtttcttgaaaataagaaaaatgatttgtCTAATTGAATTGTGGGGTTCTGGGAAGGTAGGATTTACGCAGACTGTACCTCATCACAAATCAAATCCAAAACTCATATACATCCTCAACCTCCCAACATATAGAGTTTGATTATCATGTAGATGCTATAGTGGCAACTGGGAACCACTCTTTATGAGCTTTTTGGTTATTAGTTTTCATAGGAGCTGTGAAAAGAAAGGATTAAAATGTACTTAGATTTAGAGGTGCAATTATGCAAGTTTTGCTAATTTGGTCTagttaattgattaatttaaagTTTGATTACCATTTTTTGAGCTGTACtttctgttctttttttttttttttttttttttttttaaaacaaatttagtTTGGCGTGATACAGTTTTTGGTATTGTTGCCATTTATCTAATTTGAGGAAAACTTCcctttgtttctattttttttttcttctagagTTCCCATAAAATTTGATAGCCGGGGGTTATTAAGTATTTGACTTGCACCAAATATGCCCATTTTTGAAGTTGCTAAGAAGTAATACTGATGGGAGATTTTTGGGCCAACAACAAAAATAACCAAACATTAAGAGGCTATTTACAAAAGCTTTGTTAAAtctaaattaaattacaaaatatatCAAGGTTGCATGTATCTTAAGGATCACGTGTGTCTCAAATACACAGAGTTGCATATATCTGAGACCATGTATCCGGAATTGTGTATCTAAGGTTGAGATACACGGATGTACATTAATTGGATAAGATACACAATTAGAGACCTATCGTCGCCGTTGTCGGAATTTCATGAATCTTGTCTAAATATTTATGAATCTGGCTTAAATTTTCTAGATCTCGCCGAAAAATTCATCAATCTAATAGGAATTCCATGGATCTCAACgaaatttcatgaatacatgtgATTTTTGTTATGTGTATCTAGATACACCAGACTGTTATTTGTATATTTAAGTACCTATTTTGATATGTTTTGTAATTAGAGATCAAACTTTGAATATGTATTGTAATTAGGGGCAAACctcttatatttttgttgtttgccTTTGATAACTTCTACACAATCACTGAATTGAAAAGAAGCAGAAGCTAAAACTCCATTAAGAAACTCATGAGTTTACATGTTCTTATATTGTGTTTTCTCTCTTAACTTGAAAACTAAACTAGTGCAACTCTTATCTCTTCTATCTATAGAAGTGTAGCACCGACTTAACCCATCTCAACTGCTACACGTGATTAGCACATGACCACTCTAACAACCTATTTGTTGCAAGCTAATTGTATAGCTCAGCAGTAACAACTCAATACACCCCCTTAAACTGTAGGGTGGAAGATGTCTAACACACCAAGTTTGGTAAAAAGAAGATGATGTTGTTGGGCCCCAAGACCTTTAGTAAGAATGTCTACTGGTTGCAAGGAAGTGCAAAGATATTGAGGGCTGATGAAATTGAATTTCACTTTCTCTCTgatgaagtgacaatcaatctcaatatgCTTAGTCCGCTCATGAAATACAAGATTTTCAGCAATTTAAATAGCTGACTTGCTATCAATAAAGACAGAGATAGGATAAGTGATTGGAACATGCAGCTCCTTAAGTAACCTAGCTAGCCATATCAATTCTGCAACAAGGGCTGCCAAACTTCTATATTCTGCTTCGGCAAAACTTCTACTAATGGTTTGTTGCTTCTTTGATTTTCAAGATATCAAGGAGTCTCCAAGTTTTACCATATAACCAGTGACCGACCTCCTTGTGTTAGGATATGAAGCCCAGTCGGAATCACAATAACCTGTAAGTGTTGTAGGACCTGTTCCTCTCTTGAGTAAGACACCAAGACCTGTTGAGTTTTTGATATATCTGACTATCCTAAGAGCTGCCTCCCAGTGTGATACCTTAGAATGTTGCATGAATTGACTTAAAACTTGTACACTGAAACATATATCAGGCCTGGTAATGGTCAGATATAACAACTTGCCAATCAATCTCTGATAGACAGTAATATCTTCTAGCTCCGGATCATTGGTAGTACCAAGATGTTGATCAAACTCCACACTAGTCAACTTGTGATTGAATTCTAATGGAGTTCTTACAACTTTAGCTCCACTAAGACCAGCTTCTGAAATGAGTTGCAGGGCATAATTCCTCTGATTTAACAAGATTCCATCTTTGGACTTTAGAACTTCAATTCCCAAGAAATATTTTAGACTTCCCAAA
Proteins encoded in this window:
- the LOC107871997 gene encoding uncharacterized mitochondrial protein AtMg00810-like, which translates into the protein MYANFKIKDLGSLKYFLGIEVLKSKDGILLNQRNYALQLISEAGLSGAKVVRTPLEFNHKLTSVEFDQHLGTTNDPELEDITVYQRLIGKLLYLTITRPDICFSVQVLSQFMQHSKVSHWEAALRIVRYIKNSTGLGVLLKRGTGPTTLTGYCDSDWASYPNTRRSVTGYMVKLGDSLIS